From Pseudoalteromonas viridis, the proteins below share one genomic window:
- a CDS encoding class I SAM-dependent methyltransferase yields the protein MKPALSFQQGPKPYQWQDFPHGDYVRAGIERRMANWLPRMFGYHMLKLGCLSGQLDTSLSPISHQICVAPEGEHVGVLAEIDELPFYEHSVDACILSQCLEYHSDPHHILREAHRTLIPGGYIVISGFNPFSLCGLAHLLPFSKEKLPWSGRFFTPSRVKDWLDLLGFEILADERFVHASLARGSRLSRFAPWRRFCRHYMKPMGSVYLLVARKRVAPLTPIKPKWHARPKWTPAVKGARLKHSRNQEQG from the coding sequence ATGAAACCAGCTCTAAGTTTTCAGCAGGGGCCCAAGCCCTATCAGTGGCAGGATTTTCCACATGGTGATTATGTGCGCGCGGGCATTGAAAGGCGGATGGCCAACTGGTTACCTCGCATGTTTGGGTACCATATGCTCAAGCTGGGTTGTCTGAGTGGCCAGCTCGACACCTCCTTAAGCCCCATCAGCCACCAGATCTGTGTTGCACCGGAGGGAGAGCATGTCGGGGTACTGGCTGAGATTGACGAATTACCTTTTTATGAACACAGTGTAGACGCCTGCATTCTCAGCCAGTGTCTGGAATATCACTCCGATCCTCACCATATTTTGCGGGAGGCACACCGCACCTTGATCCCGGGTGGGTATATCGTGATCAGCGGGTTTAACCCCTTTAGCTTATGTGGCCTGGCGCATCTGTTGCCCTTTAGCAAAGAAAAGCTGCCCTGGTCCGGGCGCTTTTTTACGCCGTCGCGGGTTAAGGACTGGCTGGATCTGCTGGGATTTGAAATTCTTGCTGATGAGCGCTTTGTCCATGCCTCACTGGCAAGAGGTTCGCGTTTGTCGCGTTTTGCGCCATGGCGTCGCTTTTGTCGACATTATATGAAGCCGATGGGCAGTGTCTATTTGCTGGTGGCCCGCAAACGGGTTGCCCCCTTAACGCCGATCAAGCCAAAGTGGCATGCCCGGCCCAAATGGACGCCAGCAGTAAAAGGGGCGCGACTGAAACACAGCCGCAATCAGGAACAAGGTTAG
- the gloB gene encoding hydroxyacylglutathione hydrolase — protein sequence MAQVAVQIHPIKAFSDNYIWAICPSDSNLMWVVDPGQSEPVIEFATAAQKQLAGVLVTHHHWDHTDGIAPLRAHYGELPVYGPHNTPFNGITHPLHDGDRVTIAGLDFTIIHTPGHTLDHICYLTPELAFTGDTLFSAGCGRLFEGSPQQMWQSLQRLSQLPAQCHIYCTHEYTQANLAFAAAVEPENADITQWQQWGEQQRAQAQPTLPTTIERELSINPFMRANLPHMLNTLPADMHTEGSENWQRFAALRKWKDNF from the coding sequence ATGGCGCAAGTCGCAGTGCAGATCCACCCCATCAAGGCCTTCAGTGACAATTATATCTGGGCAATATGTCCGTCAGATAGCAATCTGATGTGGGTGGTTGACCCGGGACAAAGCGAGCCCGTCATTGAGTTTGCCACGGCAGCGCAAAAACAGTTGGCGGGCGTTTTAGTTACACACCATCACTGGGATCACACCGATGGGATAGCCCCTTTGCGCGCGCATTACGGTGAACTGCCAGTATATGGCCCACACAATACGCCCTTTAATGGCATTACACACCCTTTGCATGACGGTGATAGGGTGACCATTGCCGGGCTGGACTTTACTATCATTCACACCCCCGGACACACACTGGATCATATCTGCTACCTGACTCCTGAGCTGGCATTTACCGGCGATACTCTATTCAGCGCAGGCTGTGGTCGTTTATTTGAGGGCAGCCCGCAGCAAATGTGGCAGTCATTACAACGACTATCCCAGTTACCTGCGCAATGCCACATTTACTGCACACATGAGTACACCCAGGCCAATCTGGCGTTTGCCGCCGCAGTCGAGCCAGAGAATGCAGACATAACTCAGTGGCAACAATGGGGTGAGCAGCAACGCGCTCAGGCACAGCCGACATTGCCGACCACAATTGAACGCGAGTTAAGCATCAACCCATTTATGCGGGCGAACCTGCCACATATGCTAAATACTTTACCGGCTGATATGCACACCGAGGGGAGTGAAAACTGGCAAAGGTTTGCCGCGCTCAGAAAATGGAAGGATAATTTTTAG
- the rnhA gene encoding ribonuclease HI, whose amino-acid sequence MQKSVEIYTDGSCLGNPGPGGYGVYLSYQGHEKTLSAGYRLTTNNRMEMLAAIVALETLKRPCQVILYTDSQYVKQGIESWLANWKKRNWKTAAKKPVKNVDLWQRLDAAVQRHTIEWRWVKGHAGNKYNELVDDLARDAAGGSDLLEDTGYQSE is encoded by the coding sequence GTGCAAAAATCCGTAGAGATCTATACCGACGGTTCCTGCTTAGGCAATCCGGGACCCGGCGGCTATGGTGTGTACCTCAGTTATCAGGGTCATGAAAAAACCCTCAGCGCCGGATATCGGCTCACCACTAATAACCGCATGGAGATGCTGGCAGCCATTGTTGCACTCGAAACCCTCAAGCGCCCCTGCCAGGTTATTTTGTATACCGACAGCCAGTATGTGAAACAGGGTATTGAGTCCTGGCTGGCAAACTGGAAAAAGCGTAACTGGAAAACAGCCGCGAAAAAGCCGGTTAAAAATGTCGACTTATGGCAGCGCCTGGATGCCGCGGTACAGCGCCATACCATTGAGTGGCGCTGGGTAAAGGGACATGCTGGTAATAAGTACAATGAACTGGTTGATGATCTGGCCCGCGACGCCGCTGGTGGCAGCGACCTTTTAGAAGATACAGGCTACCAGAGCGAATAG
- a CDS encoding lytic transglycosylase has translation MKKPLLLLVVSALLSGCQTTFDSPTIEQAEQLDHASPAEISDTLMSAIQEPVEADEPPPVFDDVWERIRYQLSIDVPQNRPVVAERNYYQRHQAYLDRISKRAEPYLYYIVEEVEKREMPIEIALLPIVESAFDPFGYSHRSASGIWQFMPQTGERFDLKQNWWYDGRRDIVQSTRAALDYLTYLHKTLEGDWLNAIAAYNSGEGRLLKAIRKNRKKHLPTDFWSLDLPRETTAYVPKLLALSDLLKRQDEFNVKWNKIINAQVVDSVEVGSQIDLALAAEMADISLTELYRLNPGFNRWATDPNGPHTLLLPADKIDAFKTRLASTPIKDRLRWQYYTVARGDSLSVIAKKFSTSTSAIRSLNKLDSHIIRVGQKLLVPLSDGELQSEHLPDAVRSAANKATRNKKTHTVTSGDTLWDISREYDVTVAQLAKWNKLKANSVLKLGQKLTIYQSQATTQPVANTTERTITYKVRKGDSLARIAAKFNLTVSEIVKWNKLAGQKYLQPGQKLKLTVDVKSS, from the coding sequence ATGAAAAAGCCTCTCTTGCTGCTGGTAGTATCAGCACTGCTGAGCGGTTGTCAAACTACGTTCGACAGCCCGACAATTGAACAAGCCGAACAACTGGATCATGCCAGTCCGGCCGAGATCAGCGACACTCTGATGAGTGCCATTCAGGAACCCGTGGAAGCCGATGAGCCACCACCGGTGTTCGATGACGTCTGGGAGCGGATCCGCTATCAGCTGTCTATTGATGTGCCACAAAATCGTCCTGTGGTCGCGGAGCGTAACTACTATCAGCGCCACCAGGCTTATCTGGATCGTATTTCAAAACGCGCCGAACCTTATCTTTACTATATTGTTGAAGAAGTCGAGAAACGCGAGATGCCGATTGAAATTGCCCTGCTACCAATCGTAGAAAGTGCCTTCGATCCGTTCGGGTATTCTCACCGTAGCGCATCTGGAATTTGGCAATTTATGCCGCAAACCGGCGAGCGCTTCGATCTCAAACAAAACTGGTGGTACGACGGTCGTCGCGATATTGTTCAGTCAACCCGCGCCGCACTGGATTATCTCACTTACCTGCATAAAACTCTGGAAGGCGACTGGCTCAATGCCATTGCAGCCTATAACTCTGGAGAAGGCCGACTGCTAAAGGCCATTCGTAAAAATCGTAAGAAGCACTTGCCGACCGATTTCTGGTCTTTGGACTTGCCACGCGAAACCACCGCCTACGTGCCTAAGCTGCTGGCATTGTCTGACTTGTTAAAGCGTCAGGATGAGTTTAACGTTAAGTGGAACAAGATCATCAATGCCCAGGTGGTTGATAGTGTAGAAGTTGGATCGCAAATCGACTTGGCGCTGGCGGCTGAAATGGCCGACATATCCCTTACTGAGCTTTATCGCCTGAACCCGGGCTTTAACCGCTGGGCCACCGATCCGAACGGACCACATACCCTGTTGCTGCCGGCAGATAAGATAGACGCATTTAAAACACGCCTTGCCAGTACGCCAATAAAAGATCGTCTGCGCTGGCAATACTACACGGTCGCCCGTGGCGATAGCCTGTCAGTGATCGCCAAGAAGTTCTCTACCAGCACCAGTGCCATTCGCTCGCTTAACAAACTGGATTCGCACATTATCCGGGTGGGTCAAAAGCTACTGGTTCCACTCAGTGACGGCGAACTGCAAAGTGAACATTTACCGGATGCGGTGCGCAGCGCAGCGAACAAGGCAACGCGCAACAAGAAAACTCACACAGTCACCAGCGGTGATACCCTGTGGGATATCAGCCGTGAGTATGATGTCACTGTCGCGCAACTGGCCAAATGGAATAAACTCAAAGCCAATTCGGTACTCAAGCTTGGCCAAAAGCTCACCATCTACCAAAGCCAAGCGACAACTCAGCCGGTTGCAAATACCACAGAGCGCACCATTACCTATAAGGTTCGTAAAGGGGATTCTCTGGCACGGATCGCGGCCAAGTTTAACCTGACCGTGAGCGAGATTGTAAAGTGGAATAAGCTTGCTGGTCAGAAGTATCTTCAGCCAGGTCAGAAGTTAAAAC